GGGGCTACAAGCCCGGCCGCAGATTCGGTGAGTCCCGCGAGGATCGGGTCGATCGAACCAATGAGGAAATTCGCGCCGAACCCTCCGGAGACTCCGCAGAAAGCAGCTGCGATGCCGGCGATCGGATGTCGTTTGAATGCCGCGAATATCATGGCACCGAGAGGGATCAGAATGACATAGCCTGCGCTGGAAGCGAGATGGGATAGAATGCCGGCTGATATGACGGCTGCCGTTACAAGGCGTTTGGGAGCCGCTGTGACCATGTGTCTCAGGAGCGCGGAGATCAATCCCGATCCTTCAGCCACACCGATTCCTATCATTGCTACGAGGACTATCCCGAGAGGAGGGAAGTGCACGAAATTATTTGTCATATTGGAGTACATGAATCTCAACCCTGCCGGGTTCAGCATGCTGACAGCCTCGATCAGTTTTCCTGTTCCCGGGTGAACAGCGGTGATCCCGGCCCTGTATATGATGTCTGAAAGTATCGCGATGAGGAGCGCAAAGATTGCGAAGAGAGTGGCCGGATGAGGGAGGCGGTTGCCCGTTTTTTCGATCCTGTCCAGCAGGCGGAGGGCAAGTGGCCGTTTCTTTTCATCCATGACAACGCTGTTATCCTGATTCATTTACATCTCCTCGAAAAACGCCCCCCGGGGCGATGAAGGTGGAAGACCGACTTTCCTAACTTAAGCTCACAGGCTATGACAGTCAATCTTTTTACCCTTGAGCGTTTCATCGTGGAAGCCCTAGAATGTCCCTGTGGAAGAAAAGGAGAGATGATGCGTGATGACATTCCAGGCAAGGCTTCAGGCGGCTCGTTTTTCGAGATATACGAAATGTTGCTCTCAGGATTCGGGCCCGGAGGCTGGTGGCCGGTGACTCCTGAAAAAGGCAGATCTCCCAGGTACTCGGGAGGGCCGGTGAATGAACAGCAGCGGTTCGAAGTCGCTGTGGGCGCTGTCCTCACCCAGAACACAGCGTGGAAGAACGCGGAAAAGGCGATCGTGAACCTGACGGCGAACTCTGCTCTAGCCCCGGAACGGATAATCGGTATAGAAGTGGAGAAGCTTGCAGCGATGATCAGGTCGTCAGGTTATTTTAATCAGAAAGCTGCCAGGCTTCAGAGGCTCGCTCGCTATCTTCTCACGGTCAGCAGGCCGACGAGAGAATCACTTCTCGAGATTAACGGTATCGGTCCGGAGACTGCCGATTCGATAATGCTATATGCTTATGATGAACTTTGTTTTGTGGTCGATGCATATACGAGACGGATATTTTCAAGGATCGGCCTGATCGGGCGGCGTGATTCGTACGATGAGATCAAGGCCAGGTTCGAGACCGGGATCCCACCTGACGCAGGGATCTATCAGGAATATCACGCCCTTATAGTAGAGCTCGCCAAACGCTTTTGTCGAAAGACCCCTGACTGCGTCACCTGCCCGTTGAATATGGTCTGCTCCCGCAGTATTACATGACAATGCCCCTCTTTTGAGAATAGTTCTTGCACATATCAGCCTGACAGACGATTTCAGCCGAAATGAGCGTGAGTCGCAACTTGTGGTAAACACTGGGGTTATGCGACATGTTCCGGCGCCCTGAAGGTGGACACCGAGGGAATCCGTTAGAGGACAAGCAGATAGAAAAAGGCAATAGGACAGGCGGCAACGATGGAAATTGTCGGAAAAACATCCGCCTGTGGATAAAAAGCTTACGGAGTTGCAGATCATGTTTCTTTACTCTTTCGATACTGAGGAACGCAGACTGATCGTAGGACTTGCCGGAGAAGATGGCCGGTCTCTTGCGGGCAGGCTTGCCAGCCTCGCGATGGTTGCCAGTGACTGTGGAATAAACATCATCGAGTGTCTTGACACTGACAGGAAAAGTGGTTCGAAAGATTCCGCTGCAGACGAATTCATAAGAATAAACGATCTATATATTGATTCGGGCGAGATGTCTAAGGATGATCTCCTGGACGAGTCGGGGTACTACCTTATCAGCCGCGATGCGGGCATTCTGTGTCTGGGCGATTCGAAATCACCGTCATCATATTCGCTGTTTGTGTCCCCTGACGCAGGAAACGC
The DNA window shown above is from Candidatus Latescibacterota bacterium and carries:
- a CDS encoding endonuclease III domain-containing protein — protein: MMRDDIPGKASGGSFFEIYEMLLSGFGPGGWWPVTPEKGRSPRYSGGPVNEQQRFEVAVGAVLTQNTAWKNAEKAIVNLTANSALAPERIIGIEVEKLAAMIRSSGYFNQKAARLQRLARYLLTVSRPTRESLLEINGIGPETADSIMLYAYDELCFVVDAYTRRIFSRIGLIGRRDSYDEIKARFETGIPPDAGIYQEYHALIVELAKRFCRKTPDCVTCPLNMVCSRSIT